The following are encoded together in the Brassica napus cultivar Da-Ae chromosome A9, Da-Ae, whole genome shotgun sequence genome:
- the LOC125575598 gene encoding eukaryotic peptide chain release factor GTP-binding subunit ERF3A-like produces the protein MDLEADIRALQLDSAEENNGVVIPEAHNSDEVEKLDTAEEDLKDKVEESAPVPDEQQASEDHDLEVHHAVHNPAKAKEKAAQEKAAKEEAEEEAEANKKRHLNVVFIGHVDAGKSTIGGQILFLSGQVDDRQIQKYEKEAKEKSRESWYMAYIMDTNEEERAKGKTVEVGRAHFETASTRFTILDAPGHKSYVPNMISGASQADIGVLVISARKGEFETGYERGGQTREHVQLAKTLGVSKLVVVVNKMDDPTVNWSKERYDEIEQKMVPFLKSSGYNTKKDVVFLPISGLMGFNMDKRMDPKVCPWFSGPSFFEVLDSIEVPPRDPNGPFRMPIIDKFKDMGTVVMGKVESGSIREGDSLVIMPNKEPVKVVAIYCDEDKVKRAGPGENLRVRITGIEDEDILSGFVLSSAVKPVPAVTEFVAQLQILELLDNAIFTAGYKAILHIHAVVEECEIIELISQIDMKTRKPMKKKILFVKNGAAVICRIQVTNSICVEKFSDFPQLGRFTLRTEGKTVAVGKVTALSSA, from the exons ATGG ATCTTGAGGCTGACATCCGCGCATTACAGCTTGATTCGGCAG AAGAAAACAACGGAGTTGTTATCCCGGAAGCTCATAACTCTGATGAAGTTGAGAAATTGGATACAGCAGAAGAAG ACCTGAAAGACAAGGTGGAAGAGTCAGCACCGGTTCCTGATGAGCAACAAG CTTCCGAGGATCATGATCTAGAAGTGCACCATGCAGTGCATAACCCAGCGAAAG CTAAAGAGAAGGCAGCCCAAGAGAAGGCTGCCAAAGAGGAAGCTGAAGAAGAGGCAGAAGCAAACAAGAAAAGACACTTGAACGTGGTGTTCATCGGGCATGTTG ATGCTGGAAAGTCTACAATTGGAGGACAAATTCTCTTCCTTAGCGGTCAGGTGGACGACCGACAAATCCAAAAGTAtgaaaaagaagcaaaagaaaaaagtagAGAAAGCTG GTATATGGCTTATATAATGGATACAAATGAAGAAGAGAGGGCGAAG GGCAAAACAGTTGAAGTTGGAAGGGCTCATTTTGAAACTGCGAGTACGAGATTTACCATTTTGGATGCTCCG GGTCACAAGAGTTATGTACCAAATATGATTAGTGGAGCATCTCAAGCGGACATTGGTGTACTG GTGATTTCAGCTCGTAAAGGTGAATTTGAAACGGGATATGAGAGGGGTGGGCAGACCCGTGAACATGTTCAACTTGCAAAAACATTGGGCGTGTCGAAGCTGGTTGTCGTTGTGAACAAAATGGATGATCCAACTGTGAACTGGTCGAAAGAGAG GTACGATGAAATAGAACAAAAAATGGTACCATTTCTTAAATCCTCTGGCTACAACACAAAGAAAG ATGTTGTCTTCTTGCCCATATCTGGTCTAATGGGGTTTAATATGGACAAGAGGATGGATCCAAAAGTTTGTCCTTGGTTCAGTGGCCCTAGCTTTTTTGAAGTCTTGGATTCAATTGAAGTTCCGCCACGAGATCCTAATGGCCCATTCAG GATGCCCATCATTGATAAATTCAAAGACATGGGAACTGTTGTTATGGGAAAAGTAGAATCGGGCAGCATTCGGGAGGGTGATTCCTTGGTCATTATGCCAAATAAG GAACCCGTGAAAGTTGTTGCAATATATTGTGATGAAGATAAAGTTAAGCGTGCTGGACCGGGTGAGAATTTGAGAGTCCGTATAACTGGCATTGAGGACGAGGATATCCTTTCAGGTTTTGTTTTATCCAGCGCGG TAAAGCCTGTACCTGCCGTTACTGAGTTCGTTGCCCAATTACAAATCCTCGAGCTGCTCGACAAC GCTATTTTTACAGCTGGTTACAAGGCTATTCTCCACATTCATGCTGTGGTTGAGGAATGTGAGATCATCGAATTGATAAGCCAAATTGATATGAAGACGAGGAAACCcatgaaaaagaaaattctGTTTGTGAAGAATGGTGCTGCTGTTATCTGCCGTATACAG GTTACCAATTCAATCTGTGTTGAAAAATTCTCAGATTTCCCTCAACTTGGAAGATTCACTCTACGAACTGAAG GGAAAACAGTTGCGGTTGGAAAAGTGACTGCGCTCTCAAGCGCTTGA
- the LOC106369048 gene encoding peptidyl-prolyl cis-trans isomerase FKBP17-2, chloroplastic, which yields MANLFTVTAPFLSKPFTKTAPYRLCCASSSTPPEQNPPSQPESSSTPTQSVKTEQPLASQQKRKKTSVETTDWVASSLTRRFGIGAGLAWAGFLAFGVISEQIKTRLEVSQEEANTRDVEEEKEIVLPNGIRYYDLRLGGGATPRAGDLVVINMKGQVQETGQVFVDTFGSKDKNKKPLALVVGSKPYSKGLCEGVDYVLRSMKAGGKRRVIVPPALGFGEEGAELESGFQIPPSASLEYVVEIERVSIAPA from the exons ATGGCGAATCTATTCACCGTTACAGCTCCGTTCCTTTCAAAGCCGTTCACGAAGACGGCGCCGTATCGCCTCTGTTGCGCCTCTTCTTCCACTCCTCCGGAGCAGAACCCTCCTTCTCAGCCAGAGTCTTCTTCTACTCCGACTCAATCCGTAAAGACGGAGCAACCCCTCGCATCGCaacagaagaggaagaagaccagcGTTGAGACGACGGATTGGGTCGCTTCTTCTTTGACCAGACGGTTCGGAATCGGCGCGGGTCTTGCCTGGGCGGGGTTTCTAGCTTTCGGTGTGATCTCCGAGCAGATCAAAACACGGCTTGAGGTTTCTCAAGAAGAAGCTAACACAAG AGACgtagaagaagagaaggagattGTCTTGCCCAATGGCATAAG GTACTATGATCTACGGCTTGGAGGAGGGGCAACACCAAGAGCAGGTGATTTGGTAGTGATTAATATGAAGGGACAAGTGCAAGAAACGGGACAAGTGTTTGTTGACACATTTGGAAGCAAAGACAAGAATAAGAAGCCATTGGCACTTGTGGTGGGTTCAAAGCCATATAGCAAAGGATTATGCGAAGGCGTAGATTATGTTCTGAGGTCGATGAAGGCCGGAGGTAAAAGGAGAGTGATCGTTCCACCAGCTTTAGGATTTGGAGAAGAGGGTGCTGAACTTGAATCGGGTTTTCAGATACCGCCTTCTGCTTCGCTGGAGTATGTAGTTGAGATTGAAAGAGTGTCAATTGCTCCTGCTTGA
- the LOC106369046 gene encoding protein MOTHER of FT and TFL1 — MSIPIRTCAEHNKRFFLRESLSLYSLHFSLCGSMAASVDPLVVGRVIGDVLDMFIPTANMSVYFGPKHITNGCEIKPSAAVNPPKVNISGNSNELYTLVMTDPDAPSPSEPNMREWVHWIVVDIPGGTNPSKGKEILPYMEPRPPVGIHRYIFVLFRQNSPVGMMVQQPPSRANFSTRMFAGHLDLGLPVATVYFNAQKEPASRRR; from the exons ATGTCCATCCCAATACGGACATGCGCTGAACACAACAAACGATTCTTTTTAagagaatctctctctctctattctctccaCTTCTCTCTCTGTGGATCGATGGCAGCTTCGGTTGATCCTTTGGTGGTTGGAAGAGTGATCGGAGATGTGTTGGACATGTTCATCCCCACCGCCAACATGTCTGTCTACTTTGGCCCCAAACACATAACTAACGGCTGCGAGATCAAACCCTCTGCCGCAGTCAACCCTCCAAAAGTCAACATCTCCGGCAACTCCAATGAGCTTTACACTCTC GTGATGACTGACCCGGACGCACCTAGCCCGAGTGAGCCGAACATGAGAGAATGGGTCCATTG GATTGTCGTGGATATCCCGGGAGGCACCAACCCCTCAAAAG GAAAGGAGATACTGCCATATATGGAGCCGAGACCACCGGTGGGGATTCACCGTTACATATTTGTACTTTTCAGGCAGAACTCACCGGTGGGTATGATGGTGCAGCAGCCGCCTTCGCGAGCCAACTTCAGCACCCGAATGTTCGCTGGACATCTCGATCTTGGTTTGCCTGTGGCCACAGTTTACTTCAACGCCCAGAAAGAGCCAGCTTCACGCAGACGCTGA
- the LOC106369047 gene encoding mitogen-activated protein kinase 8, with the protein MGGGGNLVDGVRRWLFQRPSSSSSSNNNPHEPIVPKSDTFSIPHHQSELIITEDLDFSGLKLIKVPKRHHLPMDPQKKGVQEKDFFTEYGEANRYQVQEVVGKGSYGVVASALDTHTGERVAIKKINDVFEHVSDATRILREIKLLRLLKHPDVVEIKHIMLPPSRREFRDIYVVFELMESDLHQVIKANDDLTPDHYQFFLYQLLRGLKYVHAANVFHRDLKPKNILANADCKLKICDFGLARVSFNDAPTAIFWTDYVATRWYRAPELCGSFFSKYTPAIDIWSVGCIFAEMILGKPLFPGKNVVHQLDLMTDFLGTPPPESISRIRNEKARRYLSSMRKKQPVPFSHKFPKADPLALRLLERLIAFDPKDRVSAEDALADPYFSGLSNSEREPSTQPISKLEFDFERKKLNKDDVRELIYREILEYHPQMLEEYKRGGDQLSFMYPSGVDRFKRQFAHLEENQGKPGAGAGGGRSTAMHRHHASLPRERVPAQSGQTVEESSDVERRAAAAVASTLESEEADNGGGYSARSLMKSSSISGSKCIGVQSKTDKEDTIAEEGDDESVAELTDRVASLRNS; encoded by the exons ATGGGTGGTGGTGGGAATCTCGTCGACGGTGTTCGTCGTTGGCTTTTTCAACgaccctcttcttcttcttcttccaataATAATCCTCACGAACCCATTGTTCCAAAGTCTGATACTTTTTCTATTCCCCATCATCAATCTGAGCTTATCATTACTGAAGATCTCGATTTCTCTGGTCTCAAGCTTATCAAAGTTCCCAAACGTCATCACTTACCCATGGATCCTCAAAAGAAG GGTGTGCAGGAAAAGGACTTCTTCACGGAGTACGGAGAAGCAAACAGGTACCAGGTTCAAGAAGTCGTTGGTAAAGGAAGCTACGGTGTTGTGGCCTCTGCTCTAGACACGCACACTGGCGAAAGAGTTGCTATCAAGAAGATCAACGACGTCTTTGAGCATGTCTCTGACGCAACCAGGATTCTCAGGGAGATCAAGCTGCTGAGGTTGCTTAAGCATCCGGATGTTGTGGAGATTAAGCATATTATGCTGCCTCCTTCTCGTAGAGAGTTCAGGGATATTTACGTCGTGTTTGAGCTGATGGAGTCTGATCTTCATCAGGTGATTAAGGCGAATGATGATTTGACTCCTGATCATTATCAGTTCTTCTTGTATCAGCTTCTCCGTGGTCTCAAATATGTCCACGCAG CTAATGTGTTTCATCGGGATTTGAAACCAAAGAACATTCTAGCTAATGCTGATTGCAAGTTGAAGATCTGTGATTTTGGACTCGCTCGTGTCTCTTTTAACGACGCACCAACTGCTATATTCTGGACT GATTATGTAGCTACTCGGTGGTACCGTGCCCCTGAACTCTGTGGATCGTTTTTCTCCAAA TACACTCCTGCGATTGATATATGGAGTGTTGGTTGCATTTTTGCGGAAATGATATTGGGAAAGCCATTGTTTCCCGGGAAGAACGTGGTGCACCAACTTGATCTTATGACTGACTTTCTTGGCACTCCTCCGCCTGAGTCCATATCAAGG ATAAGAAATGAAAAGGCGAGGAGATATCTAAGCAGCATGAGGAAGAAACAGCCGGTTCCTTTCTCTCACAAGTTCCCTAAAGCTGATCCTTTGGCTCTCCGCCTTCTCGAACGCCTTATTGCCTTTGATCCTAAAGATCGTGTCTCAGCTGAAGAT GCACTAGCTGATCCTTATTTCAGTGGTCTGTCAAACTCAGAGCGTGAACCATCAACGCAGCCAATCTCAAAGCTTGAGTTTGATTTTGAGAGAAAGAAGTTGAACAAAGATGACGTCAGAGAATTAATCTACCGAGag ATATTGGAGTATCATCCTCAGATGCTGGAGGAGTACAAGCGCGGTGGTGATCAGCTCAGCTTCATGTACCCTAG TGGGGTTGATCGGTTCAAGAGGCAGTTTGCTCaccttgaagagaatcaaggtaAACCAGGAGCAGGGgcaggaggaggaagaagtaCTGCAATGCATAGACACCATGCTTCCTTGCCAAG AGAGAGAGTTCCTGCTCAGAGTGGTCAGACTGTAGAAGAAAGCAGTGATGTTGAGAGAAGAGCAGCAGCTGCTGTGGCTTCAACTTTGGAATCTGAGGAAGCAGACAATGGAGGAGGTTACAGTGCTCGTAGCCTCATGAAGAGTTCGAGCATCAGTGGTTCTAAATGCATCGGTGTCCAATCTAAAACCGACAAAGag GACACCATAGCTGAGGAAGGAGATGATGAATCAGTGGCGGAGCTTACTGATAGAGTTGCTTCTCTTCGTAATTCTTAA
- the LOC106369042 gene encoding cyclin-dependent kinase D-3, producing MEQPKKVADRYLKQEVLGQGTYGVVFKATDTKTGETVAIKKIRLGKHKEGVNITALREIKMLKELKHPHIILLIDAFPHKENLHLVFEFMETDLEGVIRDSNVFLSPADIKSYLLMTLKGLAYCHEKWVLHRDMKPNNLLIGPDGQLKLADFGLARIFGTPDRKFTHQVFARWYRAPELLFGAKQYGATVDVWAAGCVFAELLLRRPFLQGNSDIDQLSKIFAAFGTPKADQWPDMKSLPDYVEYQFVPAPSLRSLFPAVSEDALDLLSKMFTYDPKARISVKQALEHRYFTSAPSPTDPAKLPKPLRKQETKASYGKHEAIKVVSPPRKIRRVIPERGWVDGMKSHVDKDQQAPMSLDFTVLAERPPNRPTITSADRSHLKRKLDLDF from the exons ATGGAGCAGCCAAAGAAAGTAGCTGATAGGTATCTCAAGCAAGAGGTTCTCGGGCAAGGTACTTACGGCGTCGTCTTCAAGGCCACTGATACTAAG ACAGGAGAAACTGTAGCAATCAAGAAGATAAGGCTTGGTAAACACAAGGAAGGTGTAAACATTACGGCTCTCAGGGAAATCAAAATGCTCAAAGAGCTAAAGCATCCTCATATCATTCTCTTGATCGATGCGTTTCCTCACAAAGAGAACTTGCACCTTGTGTTTGAGTTCATGGAGACTGACCTCGAAGGAGTCATTCGCGATTCAAACGTGTTCCTCTCACCTGCCGACATCAAATCTTACCTCCTAATGACACTTAAAGGACTTGCTTATTGCCACGAGAAATGGGTTTTGCACAG GGATATGAAGCCAAATAACTTGTTGATAGGACCTGATGGACAGCTGAAACTTGCAGATTTTGGATTAGCACGTATATTTGGTACTCCTGATCGTAAGTTTACCcatcag GTGTTTGCTAGATGGTACAGAGCACCAGAACTTTTGTTTGGTGCAAAACAATATGGTGCTACAGTTGATGTTTGGGCTGCTGGCTGCGTATTTGCTGAACTTCTGCTACGCAGACCATTTCTTCAG GGGAACAGTGATATCGATCAATTAAGCAAAATATTTGCTGCCTTTGGGACACCAAAAGCGGATCAATGGCCAGACATGAAAAGCCTTCCTGATTACGTAGAGTATCAATTTGTCCCAGCACCTTCTCTACGTTCTTTATTCCCAGCAGTTAGTGAAGATGCTCTCGATTTATTGTCCAAGATGTTTACATATGACCCAAAGGCTAGAATTTCTGTTAAGCAGGCTCTAGAACACAG GTACTTTACTTCTGCACCTTCTCCTACTGACCCTGCTAAGCTCCCAAAGCCACTTCGGAAGCAGGAAACTAAAGCCTCTTACGGTAAACATGAGGCTATCAAAGTGGTATCACCACCACGTAAGATTAGAAGAGTAATACCTGAGCGTGGGTGGGTTGATGGTATGAAGTCTCACGTTGACAAGGATCAACAAGCACCCATGTCATTAGATTTTACCGTCCTCGCTGAGCGGCCTCCTAACCGACCAACCATCACCAG
- the LOC125578561 gene encoding guanine nucleotide-binding protein subunit beta-like protein, whose amino-acid sequence MAEGLVLKGTMRAHTDMVTAIATPIDNSDTIVSASRDKSIIVWKLTKDDKSYGVAQRRLTGHSHFVEDVVLSSDGQFALSGSWDGELRLWDLAAGVSTRRFVGHTKDVLSVAFSLDNRQIVSASRDRTIKLWNTLGECKYTISEGGEGHRDWVSCVRFSPNTLQPTIVSASWDKTVKVWNLSNCKLRSTLAGHTGYVSTVAVSPDGSLCASGGKDGVVLLWDLAEGKKLYSLEANSVIHALCFSPNRYWLCAATEQGIKIWDLESKSVVEDLKVDLKAEAEKSDGSGTAATKRKVIYCTSLSWSADGSTLFSGYTDGVIRVWGIGRY is encoded by the exons ATGGCGGAAGGACTCGTCCTCAAGGGCACCATGCGTGCTCACACCGACATGGTCACCGCAATCGCCACCCCCATCGACAACTCCGACACCATCGTCTCCGCTTCCCGCGACAAATCCATCATCGTCTGGAAACTCACAAAGGACGACAAATCCTACGGCGTAGCCCAGAGACGCCTCACCGGCCACTCCCACTTCGTCGAGGACGTCGTCCTCTCCTCCGACGGCCAATTCGCGCTTTCCGGCAGCTGGGACGGCGAGCTTCGTCTCTGGGACCTCGCCGCCGGCGTCTCCACTCGCAGATTCGTCGGACACACCAAAGACGTCCTCTCCGTGGCCTTCTCGCTCGACAACCGTCAGATCGTGTCGGCCTCCCGTGACCGCACGATCAAGCTCTGGAACACTCTGGGGGAGTGTAAGTACACAATCTCCGAAGGAGGCGAGGGGCACCGTGACTGGGTCAGCTGCGTTAGGTTCAGTCCCAACACGCTCCAGCCGACGATTGTGTCGGCGTCGTGGGACAAGACCGTGAAAGTTTGGAACTTGTCGAACTGTAAGCTGAGGTCGACTCTTGCTGGTCACACTGGTTACGTTAGTACTGTGGCTGTGTCGCCTGATGGTTCTCTGTGTGCTAGTGGAGGCAAAGACGGTGTCGTTTTGCTCTGGGATTTGGCTGAGGGGAAGAAGCTTTACTCTCTTGAAGCCAACTCTGTGATTCACGCTCTTTGCTTTAGTCCTAATAGGTACTGGCTTTGTGCTGCGACTGAGCAGGGTATTAAGATTTGGGATCTTGAGAGCAAGAGTGTTGTTGAGGACTTGAAGGTTGATCTCAAGGCTGAGGCTGAGAAGTCCGATGGAAGTGGTACTGCTGCCACCAAAAGAAAG GTTATTTACTGCACTAGCCTGAGCTGGAGTGCGGATGGAAGCACCTTGTTCAGTGGATACACCGATGGAGTTATCAGAGTTTGGGGTATTGGCCGTTACTAG